A genome region from Paracoccus stylophorae includes the following:
- a CDS encoding heavy metal translocating P-type ATPase, with the protein MATHHHHHASSDIKPGAKTATDPVCGMQVEIKEGARTRDYDGETFHFCSAGCQEKFDADPYFYASGNAKKAGQKAQPGTQYTCPMHPEIVRDEPGSCPICGMALEPMVPSDEPSHELVDFTRRMWISAAAAVPLIIITMGELVGLDVRGWMGHRLSVYAEFVLATPVILWAALPFFRRGIDSIRNVSPNMWTLISLGVGAAYLYSLVATFAPGVFPAEYRMGHGVGTYYEAAVVIVALIFVGQVLELRARERTGDAIRALLDLAPKTARRILADGSEYDAPLENIVEGDLLRVRPGDSVPVDGEVVEGRSSVDESMITGEPVPVEKVEGDRVTGGTINKNGTLAVRATQVGADTVLSQIVEMVAGARRSRAPIQGLADKVSSIFVPTVVVIAIIAFGVWLWAGPEPALAFAIASAVSVLIIACPCALGLATPISITTAAGRGAQAGVLIKDAEALERMARVDTVIVDKTGTLTEGKPRLTDVVAFHGDEAEVLGLAAALERGSEHPLAEAIVSGAKDRGLTPENAQDFEAVTGKGVHGTVAGRRVALGNAAMMTDLGLSTDEAEAEADTLRADGKTAMFVAVDGTLAGIVAVADPIKETTEAAIRDLHALGLTVIMATGDNRRTAEAVAGKLGIDEVRAGVLPEDKQKLVEELRAKGKSVAMAGDGVNDAPALAAADVGIAMSTGADVAVESAGITLMRGDLVGLVRARKLAVATLRNIKQNLFFAFVYNAAGVPVAAGVLYPLTGLLLSPMIAAAAMSLSSVSVITNALRLRRIDL; encoded by the coding sequence ATGGCCACCCATCATCACCATCACGCTTCTTCCGACATCAAACCCGGCGCCAAGACCGCGACCGATCCGGTTTGCGGGATGCAGGTCGAGATCAAGGAGGGTGCGCGGACGCGCGACTACGACGGCGAGACGTTCCACTTCTGCTCCGCCGGGTGCCAGGAGAAATTCGACGCCGATCCGTACTTCTACGCCTCCGGCAACGCGAAGAAGGCCGGACAGAAGGCCCAGCCCGGCACGCAATACACCTGCCCGATGCACCCCGAGATCGTGCGTGACGAGCCGGGGAGCTGCCCGATCTGCGGCATGGCGCTGGAACCCATGGTGCCGTCGGACGAACCGAGTCACGAGCTAGTCGATTTCACGCGACGCATGTGGATCTCGGCGGCGGCGGCCGTGCCGCTCATCATCATCACCATGGGCGAACTCGTCGGGCTAGACGTGCGTGGGTGGATGGGGCACCGCCTCTCGGTCTATGCCGAGTTCGTGCTGGCGACCCCGGTGATCCTCTGGGCCGCGCTGCCGTTCTTCCGGCGCGGGATCGACTCGATCCGCAATGTCTCGCCGAACATGTGGACGCTGATCTCGCTCGGCGTCGGCGCGGCCTATCTCTACTCGCTGGTCGCGACCTTCGCGCCGGGCGTGTTCCCGGCCGAATACCGGATGGGCCACGGCGTCGGTACGTACTACGAGGCGGCCGTTGTCATCGTGGCGCTTATCTTCGTCGGTCAGGTGCTGGAGCTGCGCGCGCGGGAGCGGACGGGCGACGCGATCCGCGCGCTTCTGGACCTCGCGCCCAAGACCGCTCGGCGCATTTTGGCAGACGGGTCGGAATACGACGCACCGCTCGAGAACATCGTCGAGGGCGACCTTCTGAGGGTCCGGCCCGGAGACAGCGTGCCGGTGGACGGCGAGGTGGTCGAGGGCCGGTCGTCGGTCGACGAGAGCATGATCACGGGCGAACCGGTCCCGGTGGAGAAAGTCGAGGGCGACCGCGTCACCGGCGGCACGATCAACAAGAACGGCACGCTGGCGGTGCGCGCGACGCAGGTGGGCGCTGACACGGTGCTGTCGCAGATCGTCGAGATGGTCGCGGGCGCGCGGCGGTCGCGGGCGCCGATCCAGGGACTCGCGGACAAGGTGTCGTCGATCTTCGTGCCGACCGTCGTTGTGATAGCCATCATCGCCTTCGGCGTCTGGCTCTGGGCCGGGCCCGAACCGGCGCTGGCCTTCGCGATCGCCTCGGCCGTTTCGGTCCTGATCATCGCCTGCCCGTGCGCGCTGGGGCTTGCCACGCCGATCTCCATCACCACGGCCGCCGGCCGGGGCGCGCAGGCGGGCGTCTTGATCAAGGATGCCGAGGCGCTGGAACGCATGGCGCGGGTCGATACGGTGATCGTCGACAAGACAGGCACGTTGACCGAGGGCAAGCCGCGACTGACCGATGTGGTGGCGTTCCACGGCGACGAGGCGGAGGTGCTGGGCCTTGCCGCCGCGCTGGAGCGCGGGTCGGAGCATCCGCTGGCCGAGGCGATCGTCTCGGGAGCGAAGGACCGCGGGTTGACCCCCGAGAACGCACAGGACTTCGAGGCGGTTACCGGCAAGGGCGTGCACGGCACCGTCGCGGGCCGCAGGGTCGCGCTCGGCAATGCGGCGATGATGACCGATCTCGGGCTGTCGACGGACGAGGCCGAGGCAGAGGCCGACACGCTGCGCGCGGACGGCAAGACAGCGATGTTCGTCGCCGTGGATGGCACGCTCGCCGGGATCGTCGCCGTGGCGGACCCGATCAAGGAGACGACAGAAGCGGCGATCCGCGATCTGCACGCGCTGGGTCTCACCGTCATCATGGCCACCGGCGACAACCGGCGCACGGCCGAGGCGGTGGCGGGCAAGCTCGGCATCGACGAGGTCCGCGCGGGCGTCCTGCCGGAGGACAAGCAGAAGCTGGTCGAGGAGCTGCGTGCCAAGGGCAAGTCGGTCGCCATGGCCGGTGATGGCGTGAACGATGCTCCTGCGCTCGCGGCCGCGGACGTCGGCATCGCCATGAGCACCGGCGCCGACGTGGCCGTGGAAAGTGCCGGGATCACGCTCATGCGCGGCGATCTCGTGGGGCTTGTCCGCGCGCGGAAACTGGCCGTCGCGACGCTCAGGAACATCAAGCAGAACCTGTTCTTCGCCTTCGTCTACAACG
- a CDS encoding APC family permease codes for MAQQYQKNSLSLFDTVAMGTGVMIGAGILALTGQIAELAGPLFPLAFVAGALVTGFSAYTYVKMSNAWPSAGGIGMILTKAYGPTTVAAGAALLMALSMVINESLVARTFATYLLRGLDLEPEGWLVPAIGVGLIVFAYLVNAAGNRSVGLLSQLMAVLKVGGIAAFGIAALWAGGFSFQAAESADGGAVAGFLASVALAILAFKGFTTITNSGAEVTDPHRNVGRAIVISIAICVVVYLLVAFAVGASLPLDRIVAAKDYALAEAAEPALGRVGFYLTVALALVATASGVIASIFAVSRMLAMLTDMKLIPHSHFGMPGTIRDHTLVYTVVFAGALTIFFDLSRIASLGAFFYLVMDILIHWGVWRTLREEIAARGWVLLTAIGLDAVVLAAFAALKWQSDPLIVVVAIAGMTAVFLFERVFLALNPPSREPAHGNHHSAQEERHEPTS; via the coding sequence ATGGCCCAGCAGTACCAGAAGAACAGCTTGTCGCTCTTCGATACAGTGGCAATGGGAACCGGCGTGATGATCGGTGCGGGCATTCTCGCACTGACCGGGCAGATCGCCGAACTTGCGGGTCCCTTGTTCCCCCTTGCCTTCGTCGCTGGCGCCCTGGTGACGGGATTCAGCGCCTATACCTACGTCAAGATGTCGAACGCCTGGCCGTCTGCGGGCGGGATCGGGATGATCCTGACGAAGGCCTATGGCCCGACGACGGTCGCGGCCGGTGCCGCGCTGCTGATGGCGCTGTCGATGGTCATCAACGAAAGCCTCGTGGCGCGGACATTTGCGACCTACCTGCTGCGGGGGCTCGATCTGGAGCCCGAAGGCTGGCTGGTCCCTGCCATCGGCGTGGGACTCATCGTCTTCGCCTACCTCGTGAATGCGGCAGGCAACCGCTCCGTGGGTCTTCTGTCGCAGCTCATGGCGGTGCTCAAGGTGGGCGGCATCGCGGCCTTCGGCATTGCCGCGCTCTGGGCCGGCGGCTTCTCTTTCCAGGCGGCGGAAAGCGCGGATGGCGGTGCGGTTGCGGGCTTCCTTGCCTCGGTGGCGCTCGCGATCCTGGCCTTCAAGGGCTTCACGACGATCACCAACAGCGGCGCCGAGGTCACCGACCCGCACCGCAACGTCGGACGAGCGATCGTCATATCCATCGCGATCTGTGTCGTCGTCTACCTTCTCGTCGCCTTCGCCGTCGGCGCCAGCCTGCCGCTCGATCGGATCGTGGCGGCAAAAGACTACGCGCTGGCAGAGGCGGCCGAGCCCGCCCTTGGGCGCGTCGGCTTCTACCTGACCGTCGCGCTCGCGCTGGTCGCGACCGCCTCGGGCGTGATTGCCAGCATCTTCGCAGTGTCGCGGATGCTCGCCATGCTGACCGACATGAAGCTGATCCCGCACAGCCATTTCGGCATGCCGGGCACTATCCGCGACCATACGCTCGTCTATACGGTGGTCTTCGCCGGCGCGCTGACCATCTTCTTCGACCTCAGCCGGATCGCCTCGCTCGGGGCCTTCTTCTACCTCGTGATGGACATCTTGATCCATTGGGGGGTCTGGCGGACCCTGCGGGAAGAGATCGCCGCGCGGGGATGGGTCCTTCTGACGGCGATCGGGTTGGACGCGGTGGTTCTCGCAGCCTTCGCCGCGCTCAAATGGCAGAGCGACCCGCTGATCGTCGTCGTCGCGATCGCCGGCATGACCGCCGTTTTCCTGTTCGAGCGCGTCTTCCTCGCGCTCAACCCGCCATCACGCGAACCGGCGCATGGCAACCACCATTCTGCACAAGAAGAAAGACACGAGCCCACCTCTTGA
- a CDS encoding multicopper oxidase family protein yields the protein MNTLSRRGFLAASAAAVAVAHMPRLALAQAAAPIRLAAATRTLDIDGRAASVFGLAGPGGQGLVLDPGQRFRVDLTNDLDVGTIIHWHGQIPPNAQDGVPDMPMALLAPRETRSYDFEARPGTHWMHSHVPVQEMQLLAAPLIVRSAEDIAADRQEVVMFLHDFSFKSPEEVLAEISGGHAGGEHDAHAHHGGAQPMQGTPMGGMGAMPGMDHGAMGGMPMDQMPGMGGMMGMGGQMGGMAMDLNDYDWDAYLANDRTLSDPDVVRVERGGRIRLRVINAAAATVFWIDTGAAGARLVAVDGHAVQPLAGNRFGLAMGQRLDLEIDLPSETGAWPILALREGARERTGLILATPGAEVRRVDAVAEVEAPAFDTDLSQEARLIAVDALPERPVDRGQMLMLGGSMQPYVWTINGAVWGQHRPIVARSGERVVLSFHNMSMMGHPMHLHGHVFQVVGINGQRVAGALRDTVYVPPMSMVDVALDAGEAARWMVHCHHMPHLATGMMTEFAVSASV from the coding sequence ATGAACACCCTTTCGCGACGCGGCTTTCTCGCCGCAAGTGCAGCAGCCGTTGCGGTTGCGCACATGCCCCGTCTTGCCCTCGCGCAGGCGGCGGCCCCGATCCGCCTCGCTGCCGCGACGCGCACGCTCGACATCGACGGACGCGCGGCTTCGGTCTTCGGCCTCGCCGGGCCCGGCGGCCAGGGACTGGTGCTCGATCCCGGACAACGGTTCCGGGTCGATCTGACCAACGATCTCGACGTCGGCACGATCATACACTGGCATGGGCAGATCCCGCCCAACGCGCAGGACGGCGTGCCCGACATGCCGATGGCCCTGCTCGCGCCGCGCGAGACACGATCCTACGACTTCGAGGCGCGGCCCGGCACGCACTGGATGCACAGCCATGTCCCGGTCCAGGAGATGCAGCTGCTCGCCGCGCCGCTGATCGTGCGTTCGGCCGAGGACATCGCCGCCGACCGGCAGGAGGTCGTGATGTTCCTGCACGATTTCTCGTTCAAGTCCCCGGAAGAGGTTCTGGCCGAGATAAGCGGCGGTCACGCGGGCGGCGAACACGACGCGCACGCGCATCACGGCGGCGCTCAACCCATGCAGGGGACGCCCATGGGCGGGATGGGCGCCATGCCGGGCATGGATCACGGCGCGATGGGCGGCATGCCAATGGACCAGATGCCGGGTATGGGCGGGATGATGGGCATGGGCGGCCAGATGGGCGGCATGGCCATGGACCTGAACGACTACGACTGGGACGCCTATCTCGCCAACGATCGCACGCTATCTGACCCCGACGTGGTCCGGGTCGAACGCGGCGGCCGTATCCGGCTCCGCGTGATCAATGCCGCGGCGGCCACGGTGTTCTGGATCGATACCGGTGCGGCCGGGGCGCGCCTCGTCGCGGTGGACGGTCATGCGGTGCAGCCGCTGGCGGGAAACCGGTTCGGGCTTGCCATGGGACAGCGGCTCGATCTCGAGATCGACCTGCCGAGCGAAACCGGAGCCTGGCCGATCCTCGCGTTGCGCGAAGGCGCAAGGGAGCGCACCGGTCTGATCCTCGCCACGCCTGGTGCCGAGGTGCGGCGCGTTGATGCCGTGGCGGAGGTTGAAGCGCCCGCGTTCGACACCGATCTTTCGCAGGAAGCACGGCTGATCGCGGTGGACGCCTTGCCGGAACGCCCTGTGGATCGCGGCCAGATGCTGATGCTGGGCGGCTCGATGCAGCCCTATGTCTGGACGATCAACGGCGCCGTCTGGGGTCAGCATCGGCCGATTGTCGCGCGCAGCGGCGAGCGAGTTGTGCTCTCGTTCCACAACATGTCGATGATGGGGCACCCGATGCATCTGCACGGCCATGTGTTCCAGGTGGTCGGCATCAATGGCCAGCGCGTTGCCGGCGCACTCCGCGACACGGTCTACGTGCCGCCGATGTCGATGGTGGACGTGGCGCTGGACGCGGGCGAAGCCGCGCGCTGGATGGTCCATTGCCATCACATGCCGCACCTGGCGACCGGCATGATGACCGAGTTCGCGGTATCGGCTTCGGTCTGA
- a CDS encoding c-type cytochrome: MGVLRSFLWTNVASGLVVGGLIFAAYAIWHYSGAEATSRVSADVISQGRQIYADQCAACHGANLEGQPDWRSPLPSGRLPAPPHDASGHTWHHPDDVLFRIVKEGTAAIVGGGYESDMPGFGDVLSDPEIRAVLSYIKSTWPERERGYQESVSDAN; this comes from the coding sequence ATGGGCGTATTGAGGAGTTTCCTCTGGACTAACGTAGCGAGCGGTCTGGTCGTCGGAGGCTTGATCTTCGCGGCCTATGCCATTTGGCACTATTCGGGTGCCGAGGCTACTTCCCGGGTGTCTGCGGATGTCATCTCGCAAGGCAGACAGATCTATGCCGATCAGTGCGCCGCCTGCCACGGCGCGAATCTGGAGGGCCAGCCCGACTGGCGCTCGCCGCTTCCGTCCGGTCGATTGCCCGCACCGCCGCATGACGCCAGCGGCCATACCTGGCACCATCCCGACGACGTGCTGTTCCGTATTGTGAAGGAAGGCACGGCCGCCATCGTCGGTGGCGGCTACGAGAGTGACATGCCGGGCTTCGGCGACGTTCTGAGCGATCCCGAGATCCGCGCGGTCCTCTCGTACATTAAAAGCACATGGCCGGAGCGCGAGCGCGGCTACCAGGAGAGTGTATCAGACGCGAACTGA
- a CDS encoding ion channel, producing the protein MTLLLGFALVAALGIGHHYGLLGVRAMKPNSNERPQGAIMVAFVGLLALHTIEILAFAVVYKVLLGWGLGALGGTYDASWNGLIYFSGINFATLGYTQIESSGPIRIINMMQSLGGFMVLTWSATFLYSVCERAWRE; encoded by the coding sequence ATGACGCTTCTGCTCGGCTTCGCGCTGGTTGCCGCCCTCGGGATCGGCCATCACTACGGGCTGCTGGGCGTCCGTGCGATGAAGCCGAACTCCAACGAAAGGCCGCAGGGGGCGATCATGGTGGCGTTCGTCGGCCTTCTAGCGCTCCACACGATCGAGATCCTGGCTTTCGCCGTCGTCTACAAGGTGCTGCTGGGCTGGGGCCTGGGGGCCCTTGGTGGCACCTACGACGCAAGCTGGAACGGCCTGATCTACTTCTCCGGCATCAATTTCGCCACGCTCGGCTACACGCAGATCGAGAGCAGCGGGCCGATACGGATCATCAACATGATGCAGTCGCTAGGTGGCTTCATGGTGCTGACCTGGTCGGCGACGTTCCTCTACTCGGTCTGCGAACGGGCCTGGCGCGAGTAG
- a CDS encoding glutaredoxin family protein — translation MALDQSGKTAILYRMVMPDHLCPYGLKSKDLLERHGFTVEDHHLETRDATEAFKKEHGVDTTPQTFIGGERIGGYDDLRKHFGQEVKDEGETSYQPVIAIFSVAFLMALAVSWYAFGTVLSIRAFEWFIAISMCLLAIQKLQDVESFSTMFLNYDLLARRWVRYGYVYPFGEALAGILMIAGVLIWIAALVALFIGTVGAVSVFKAVYIDKRELKCACVGGSSNVPLGFVSLTENLMMIAMGIWMPARLLWMG, via the coding sequence ATGGCTTTGGACCAGAGCGGCAAGACCGCAATCCTCTACCGGATGGTCATGCCCGACCACCTTTGCCCCTACGGGCTGAAGTCAAAGGACCTGCTCGAGCGGCACGGCTTCACGGTCGAGGACCATCACCTCGAGACGCGCGACGCGACAGAAGCGTTCAAGAAGGAGCACGGCGTCGACACGACGCCGCAGACCTTCATCGGTGGCGAGCGGATTGGCGGCTACGACGACCTCCGCAAGCATTTTGGGCAGGAGGTGAAGGACGAGGGCGAGACCAGCTACCAGCCGGTCATAGCGATCTTCTCCGTCGCCTTCCTGATGGCGCTGGCCGTCAGCTGGTACGCGTTCGGCACCGTGCTCAGCATCCGGGCGTTCGAGTGGTTCATCGCCATCAGCATGTGCCTTCTCGCGATCCAGAAGCTGCAGGACGTCGAGAGCTTCTCGACGATGTTCCTCAACTACGACCTACTGGCGCGCCGCTGGGTGCGGTACGGGTACGTCTATCCCTTCGGCGAGGCGTTGGCTGGCATTCTGATGATCGCGGGCGTGCTGATCTGGATCGCGGCGCTGGTTGCGCTCTTCATCGGTACCGTCGGCGCAGTCTCGGTCTTCAAGGCGGTCTACATCGACAAGCGCGAGCTCAAATGCGCCTGCGTCGGCGGATCGAGCAACGTGCCGCTTGGCTTCGTCTCGCTGACCGAGAACCTGATGATGATCGCGATGGGTATCTGGATGCCCGCCAGGTTGCTCTGGATGGGGTAA
- a CDS encoding DUF305 domain-containing protein — protein MSYIRFSLMILTSTVVMFVLMYLNTYAWEHVFFSETRTYMAIMMGATMAVIMLAYMLGMYSNKALNIAIFAGSVIVFALTLWLVRSQVTVSGPSYMRAMIPHHSIAIMTSERAQIRDPRVRKLADEIIEAQRREIAEMRYLIADVSGGNVVESIYQDPPAEPGSVEDALSNTLVSTLDLAPMPEAEADRVLGAPAPCTFNRSPETDPVLWSTEVGAAAMKLNGVLIALDAESGPQEGATTFSAPGTTVTVRSLGDEADWRQNGELVFELDEGLSVGYRGFYGCEAG, from the coding sequence ATGTCCTACATCCGATTCAGCCTGATGATCCTCACCTCCACGGTGGTGATGTTCGTCCTGATGTACCTCAATACCTACGCATGGGAGCACGTCTTCTTCTCGGAGACGCGCACCTACATGGCGATCATGATGGGGGCGACGATGGCCGTCATCATGCTCGCCTACATGCTCGGCATGTATTCGAACAAGGCGCTCAACATCGCGATCTTCGCGGGCTCGGTCATCGTCTTCGCTCTGACGCTCTGGCTCGTCCGCAGCCAGGTCACGGTCTCGGGCCCGAGCTACATGCGGGCGATGATTCCTCACCACTCGATTGCCATCATGACCTCGGAGCGGGCGCAGATCCGTGACCCGCGCGTGCGCAAGCTCGCCGACGAGATCATCGAGGCGCAGCGGCGCGAAATTGCGGAAATGCGCTACCTGATCGCCGATGTGTCCGGGGGCAACGTGGTGGAGAGCATCTATCAGGACCCGCCGGCCGAGCCGGGCAGCGTCGAGGATGCGCTGTCGAACACCCTCGTCAGCACCCTCGACCTCGCACCGATGCCGGAAGCCGAGGCCGATCGCGTGCTCGGAGCGCCGGCTCCCTGCACCTTCAACCGCAGCCCCGAGACCGATCCGGTTCTCTGGTCGACCGAGGTCGGTGCGGCCGCGATGAAGCTGAATGGCGTCCTCATCGCCCTGGACGCGGAGAGCGGTCCGCAGGAGGGCGCGACGACGTTCTCGGCGCCCGGCACCACGGTCACAGTGCGGTCGCTCGGCGACGAGGCCGACTGGCGCCAGAACGGGGAGCTCGTGTTCGAACTCGATGAGGGACTGAGCGTGGGCTACCGCGGCTTCTACGGCTGCGAAGCGGGCTGA
- a CDS encoding metal-sensitive transcriptional regulator gives MIEEDRYCIDILNQSLAIRSALSQVEILILQDHADDCVDHAIRSQDPDEQRRKFKELVEVFERVCR, from the coding sequence ATGATTGAAGAAGATCGCTACTGCATCGACATTCTCAATCAATCCCTGGCGATCCGGTCGGCCCTTTCGCAGGTCGAAATCTTGATCCTGCAGGATCATGCGGATGACTGCGTGGACCATGCGATTAGATCACAGGATCCCGACGAGCAGCGTCGGAAGTTCAAGGAGCTGGTGGAGGTTTTCGAGAGGGTTTGCCGGTAG
- a CDS encoding type II toxin-antitoxin system Phd/YefM family antitoxin, whose translation MKTMSARDAKHQFGRLIDTARAEPVVVEKHGRPVVVVLAVEEFERLKALSELDRQATKSVGKGD comes from the coding sequence ATGAAGACCATGTCAGCCCGAGACGCGAAGCACCAGTTCGGCAGGCTCATCGACACTGCGCGCGCCGAGCCGGTTGTGGTTGAAAAGCACGGGCGTCCGGTGGTGGTCGTTCTCGCCGTCGAGGAATTTGAACGTCTGAAAGCGCTCAGTGAACTTGACCGTCAGGCGACAAAGTCGGTTGGCAAAGGAGATTGA
- a CDS encoding N-6 DNA methylase — MAGTKKPKTVPATPWPAAPDAIHQEGTWIWLPLKGEWRDSTGKPEELVRQKFIRHLCENYGYALEQMRQEMRMISGSRSARADIVIWETPAKAAAGPGVSPVLVIECKAESVEINLRDYYQGESYTRSAGAEFFIATNNRFTAVFKLVPGAPGDFVQINEIAKASDWGDAKRIEEIRSKLRVFNRKEFQDLLFKCHSILRDVHKMDPGRAFDTISKILFVKMYVERSGLHGTFTVDFLDRRASTRLPTDPQVHDGLFEQTKAYYKADDLFSATDRLEISEETFRRIVKELERFDLSKTGDDIKGLAFEKFLGNTFRGELGQFFTPRPVVDFMVSMLDPQEGELIADPAAGSGGFLIRAFEHVRERISADVQKQKDKVQADIEAKGLPIEEEEKLIDDAFAKLNEELLPSGDDNKPIDTRVGRLAWNCIFGCDAEPRAARTAKMNMIMHGDGHGGIHYHDGLVDINGIFPGRFDIVITNPPFGSNVGSDQKVGGSEETRVPKETSYINRCESRYGEPWRQSHDAMQKAMGTNILDLFEIGKGKKNRATEIVFVERCLNLLKPGGRMGIVLPDGNLNNPSLTWLRRWCEGKARILGVVSLPEETFSSAKATVKASLVFLRRFTEAEETAWEAAWTKAHADHDATFNAQRDTLCGDLGRKVVTAEEAKVEDILTELAKLGVERTTPAWTAGPEPDYPRGIGSTKVGKPKWNGTASNAKEATKLERDYMAAFDADTQKRSDAFWRELTAGLRAIDAAHDAALWATVREEFDYPVFVAAPKSVGITSTGDTGDSVPNELPALLEAYRAFETWVEAGAKPEDTPGFLLPSAA, encoded by the coding sequence ATGGCCGGAACGAAGAAACCCAAAACCGTCCCGGCGACGCCTTGGCCCGCAGCACCGGATGCCATCCACCAAGAGGGCACCTGGATCTGGCTACCGCTCAAGGGGGAATGGCGCGACAGCACGGGTAAGCCGGAAGAACTGGTGCGGCAAAAATTCATTCGCCACCTGTGCGAGAACTACGGCTACGCCCTCGAGCAGATGCGACAGGAAATGCGGATGATCTCTGGCAGCCGCAGCGCCCGCGCAGACATCGTGATATGGGAGACGCCAGCCAAGGCGGCGGCCGGGCCAGGCGTCTCGCCTGTGCTGGTCATCGAATGCAAGGCCGAAAGCGTCGAGATCAATCTCCGCGACTACTATCAGGGTGAGAGCTACACCCGGTCGGCCGGCGCGGAGTTCTTCATCGCCACAAACAACCGCTTCACCGCCGTCTTCAAGCTCGTACCCGGCGCGCCCGGCGATTTCGTGCAGATCAACGAGATCGCGAAGGCGTCCGACTGGGGCGACGCCAAGCGGATCGAGGAAATCCGCAGCAAGCTGCGGGTCTTTAATCGCAAGGAATTTCAGGACCTTCTGTTCAAGTGCCACTCGATCCTGCGCGACGTCCACAAGATGGACCCGGGCCGCGCCTTCGACACCATTTCCAAGATCCTGTTCGTGAAGATGTATGTCGAACGGTCTGGCCTGCATGGCACCTTCACCGTCGATTTCCTCGACCGGCGCGCATCGACGAGACTGCCGACCGACCCTCAGGTTCACGACGGGCTCTTTGAGCAGACGAAGGCCTACTACAAAGCCGACGACCTGTTCTCGGCCACCGACCGGCTGGAAATTTCCGAGGAAACTTTTCGACGCATCGTGAAGGAGCTTGAGCGCTTCGACTTGTCAAAGACGGGCGACGACATCAAGGGCCTCGCGTTCGAGAAATTCCTCGGCAACACCTTCCGTGGCGAGCTCGGGCAGTTCTTCACCCCGCGCCCGGTCGTGGACTTCATGGTCAGCATGCTCGACCCGCAGGAGGGCGAGCTGATCGCCGATCCCGCCGCTGGCTCTGGCGGCTTCCTGATCCGCGCCTTCGAGCACGTGCGCGAGCGCATCTCGGCTGACGTGCAGAAGCAGAAGGACAAGGTTCAGGCAGATATCGAGGCGAAGGGCCTTCCGATCGAGGAAGAGGAAAAGCTGATCGACGACGCCTTCGCCAAGCTGAACGAGGAGCTTCTCCCGTCAGGCGACGACAACAAGCCGATCGACACCCGCGTCGGTCGCCTTGCGTGGAACTGCATCTTCGGCTGCGATGCCGAGCCTCGCGCCGCGCGCACCGCCAAAATGAACATGATCATGCATGGCGATGGCCATGGCGGGATTCACTACCATGACGGCCTGGTCGACATTAACGGCATCTTCCCAGGCCGCTTCGACATCGTCATCACCAACCCTCCCTTCGGCTCCAATGTCGGCAGCGACCAGAAGGTCGGCGGCAGCGAAGAAACCCGTGTCCCCAAGGAAACCTCGTACATCAACAGGTGCGAGAGCCGGTACGGCGAGCCGTGGCGTCAGAGCCACGACGCCATGCAGAAGGCGATGGGCACGAACATCCTCGACCTCTTCGAGATCGGGAAAGGCAAGAAGAATCGCGCCACCGAGATCGTGTTCGTCGAACGCTGCCTGAATCTGCTGAAGCCGGGCGGGCGGATGGGAATCGTCCTGCCCGACGGCAACCTCAACAATCCGTCGCTGACATGGTTGCGACGCTGGTGCGAGGGCAAGGCGCGCATCCTCGGCGTGGTCAGCCTGCCCGAGGAGACGTTCAGCTCGGCCAAGGCCACCGTGAAGGCGTCGCTCGTGTTCCTGCGACGGTTCACGGAGGCGGAGGAGACGGCGTGGGAGGCCGCGTGGACAAAGGCGCATGCCGACCACGACGCCACCTTCAACGCGCAGCGCGACACCCTCTGCGGTGATCTCGGCCGCAAGGTCGTCACCGCCGAGGAGGCCAAGGTGGAGGATATCCTCACCGAACTGGCGAAGCTGGGTGTCGAGCGCACCACCCCGGCATGGACGGCAGGACCCGAGCCCGACTATCCGCGCGGCATCGGGTCGACGAAGGTCGGCAAGCCGAAATGGAACGGCACGGCGAGCAACGCCAAGGAAGCGACCAAGCTCGAGCGCGACTACATGGCGGCCTTCGATGCGGATACGCAAAAGCGGTCTGACGCCTTCTGGCGCGAACTGACCGCCGGGCTCCGCGCCATCGACGCGGCACATGATGCCGCCCTCTGGGCAACGGTGCGCGAGGAATTCGATTATCCCGTCTTCGTCGCCGCGCCGAAATCGGTGGGCATCACCTCGACCGGCGACACCGGGGACAGCGTGCCGAACGAGCTGCCCGCCCTGCTGGAGGCCTATCGCGCCTTCGAGACGTGGGTAGAGGCCGGGGCCAAACCCGAGGACACGCCGGGTTTTCTCCTGCCCTCCGCTGCCTGA